In Pseudocalidococcus azoricus BACA0444, a single genomic region encodes these proteins:
- the vapC gene encoding type II toxin-antitoxin system VapC family toxin, producing MFLIDTSVLVPVLRNRPSSAKATFQAMVQEKPYYLSRLIQTELLVGCKDKREWQLLTAYLDGQNYIEMKDSSWVGAARIYYDLRRVGYTVRSIIDCCIAQLALEHDLILVHCDRDFESIARVRGLECQYLSALE from the coding sequence ATGTTTCTGATTGATACATCTGTTTTGGTTCCAGTTCTTCGGAATCGTCCAAGTTCTGCCAAGGCAACGTTCCAGGCTATGGTTCAAGAAAAGCCTTATTACCTTAGCCGCCTGATTCAGACTGAATTATTGGTGGGTTGTAAAGACAAGCGGGAGTGGCAATTATTAACAGCCTACCTGGATGGGCAAAATTATATTGAGATGAAGGACTCCTCTTGGGTTGGAGCAGCCCGAATTTACTACGATTTGCGGCGAGTTGGCTATACCGTGAGAAGCATTATCGATTGTTGTATTGCCCAGCTTGCCTTGGAGCATGATCTGATTTTGGTGCATTGTGACCGAGATTTTGAGTCAATTGCCCGAGTTAGAGGCTTGGAATGTCAGTACTTATCGGCTCTAGAGTGA
- a CDS encoding cation:proton antiporter domain-containing protein: MLLDNPVFIFTILIAVSLSIPPIFERIKLPGLVGLLLAGVILGPSGLQFLNHKTETMVLLSGVGKIYLMFVAGLEIDLSQFRKTRNRSMGFGFLTFIVPLITGMLVGRWFGFGWNGALLIGSLFASHTLLAYPIVSRLGVVQNEAITVTIGATIFTDTAALLVLAICVGIAAGNFTAWSLMLLLVALAVYSVAVLWGIDRVGKEFFRRSGDNEGNQFLFVLLALFVASVGAQVIGIEQIVGAFLAGLAVNDVIGESPVKEKVEFVGGVLFIPFFFIDMGLLIDLPAFLKTLSSWGLTLAIVGGLIGSKFVAAWLASVIYRYSRVEMLSMWSLSLPQVAATLAATLVGYQQGILTQDILNSVIVLMVVTSILGPLITSRVASRIPVPQPETDTVDELWRDTAGLEGETDDSAPFTVIVPVQNPQTERSLIQLAALLARHEQGRVVPLVVTRAAVHMDDPGLETSLQRGQKLLRRAVEIGQAYAVPLEPQLRIDDDVPLGITRLSREENSNLIIVGWSEKTGLRARLFGTVIDSILWSAHCPVAITRLLDEPENIQSILVPVRDLTAPTLRIVGFAQALAAASQADVTLLHVCLPGIPSEQMTQFEAELARILPPDSRPVCIDIQTVAESDIASAILCQAASRDLVLMRSIRRRTTGGLAVSDITTQVVKELPCSVILFGEPHS; this comes from the coding sequence GTGCTACTCGATAATCCAGTTTTTATTTTTACAATTCTCATTGCTGTCAGTCTCTCGATTCCCCCGATTTTTGAGCGGATCAAGCTCCCAGGCCTGGTGGGGTTACTCTTAGCAGGTGTGATCCTTGGCCCCAGTGGTCTCCAGTTTCTTAATCACAAAACTGAAACAATGGTGCTGCTCTCAGGGGTGGGCAAAATCTATTTAATGTTTGTGGCGGGCCTGGAGATTGATCTGAGCCAATTTCGGAAAACCCGCAATCGCTCCATGGGCTTTGGCTTTTTGACCTTTATTGTCCCCTTAATAACTGGGATGCTGGTCGGACGCTGGTTTGGGTTTGGCTGGAATGGGGCGTTATTGATCGGCTCCTTGTTTGCCTCCCATACCCTGTTGGCCTATCCCATTGTCAGTCGATTGGGGGTTGTGCAAAACGAAGCCATTACCGTCACGATTGGGGCGACAATTTTTACGGATACAGCCGCTCTGTTAGTTTTAGCCATTTGCGTCGGGATTGCGGCCGGAAACTTTACGGCTTGGAGCTTAATGCTGCTACTGGTGGCCTTGGCAGTCTATTCGGTGGCAGTCCTTTGGGGCATTGATCGGGTCGGGAAAGAGTTTTTTAGACGCTCAGGAGACAATGAGGGGAACCAGTTTTTATTTGTTCTCTTAGCCTTGTTTGTGGCCTCCGTGGGTGCGCAGGTGATTGGCATTGAGCAAATTGTCGGGGCATTTTTGGCCGGCCTGGCCGTTAATGATGTGATTGGGGAAAGTCCGGTTAAGGAGAAGGTGGAGTTTGTTGGTGGGGTGCTGTTTATTCCCTTCTTTTTCATTGATATGGGCTTACTGATTGACCTCCCCGCTTTTCTAAAAACCCTCAGTTCTTGGGGCCTAACCCTGGCCATTGTGGGTGGTTTGATTGGCAGTAAATTCGTCGCGGCCTGGTTGGCAAGTGTGATTTATCGGTACAGCCGGGTAGAAATGCTCAGTATGTGGTCTTTGTCTTTGCCCCAAGTGGCGGCCACCTTAGCGGCTACCCTAGTCGGATATCAACAGGGAATTTTGACCCAGGATATTTTGAATAGTGTGATTGTTTTGATGGTCGTCACCTCCATTCTGGGGCCATTGATCACCTCACGGGTGGCCAGTCGGATTCCTGTGCCACAACCAGAAACTGATACGGTTGATGAACTGTGGCGGGATACAGCTGGTTTAGAGGGGGAGACAGATGACTCTGCCCCTTTCACTGTGATTGTCCCAGTCCAGAACCCCCAAACAGAACGCTCCTTAATTCAACTAGCGGCGTTGTTGGCCCGCCATGAACAGGGGCGAGTTGTCCCATTAGTGGTTACCCGGGCGGCTGTTCACATGGATGATCCAGGCCTGGAAACCAGCTTGCAACGGGGCCAAAAACTCTTACGGCGGGCCGTGGAAATTGGCCAAGCCTATGCCGTTCCCCTAGAGCCACAGCTACGGATTGATGATGATGTTCCCCTGGGGATTACCCGCCTGAGTCGGGAGGAAAATAGCAATTTAATTATTGTTGGTTGGTCGGAAAAAACGGGTTTGCGAGCACGGCTGTTTGGCACCGTCATTGATAGCATTCTTTGGTCAGCCCATTGTCCTGTGGCCATTACTCGTCTTTTGGATGAACCGGAGAATATTCAATCCATCCTTGTTCCAGTCCGAGACCTCACGGCCCCAACCCTGAGAATCGTTGGCTTTGCCCAGGCCTTAGCTGCCGCCAGTCAAGCCGATGTCACTCTCCTCCATGTTTGTTTACCCGGTATTCCCAGTGAACAGATGACCCAGTTTGAGGCAGAATTAGCCCGGATTTTGCCACCGGATAGCCGCCCTGTCTGTATTGATATTCAAACCGTGGCTGAATCCGATATTGCCAGTGCCATTCTTTGCCAGGCCGCCAGTCGGGATTTAGTCTTAATGCGCTCAATTCGGCGGCGAACAACCGGAGGGTTGGCTGTGAGTGACATTACCACCCAAGTCGTGAAAGAATTACCCTGCTCAGTCATCCTCTTTGGTGAACCCCACTCCTAA
- a CDS encoding type II toxin-antitoxin system VapB family antitoxin — MKTNIDLDEELVAEAFRLTQVRTKKELVNLALKELIRSRKKLNLLDLSGQIEFAPDYDYKSLRADRHVSD, encoded by the coding sequence ATGAAAACCAACATTGATCTTGACGAAGAACTGGTTGCAGAAGCCTTTCGCCTTACCCAAGTCCGCACCAAAAAAGAATTGGTCAATCTGGCCCTCAAGGAACTGATTCGCAGTCGGAAAAAATTAAATCTCTTGGACTTAAGCGGTCAGATTGAATTTGCGCCAGATTACGATTACAAATCGCTGCGTGCCGACCGTCATGTTTCTGATTGA
- a CDS encoding N-acetylmuramoyl-L-alanine amidase, producing the protein MIKKQMLWSLSFFLAMLAIVVLLQGQRDLAEKVHAQHQAQLQAEITAVMNEYVPAVNTGVIKPGLACPPLQSSPIPRPQDLARQLPKYHPKEIWKKADATNYGPRLTKDIQGRPVNNALLIVLHETVGTIDSALSLFQAYNPRDADQVSYHTMIGLDGTVVYVVPPEARAYGAGNSEFNGESVLSSTKVPSSVNNFAYHISLETPADGMNERDYHSGYTDAQYRSLAWLVARTRVQPDRIVSHKDVDRDGARSDPRSFDQAKFFDLLDNYDVLLTTTCTLTALAN; encoded by the coding sequence ATGATCAAAAAACAAATGCTCTGGAGTCTCAGTTTCTTCTTGGCGATGCTGGCGATTGTCGTCCTCCTCCAGGGGCAGCGAGATCTGGCAGAGAAAGTCCACGCTCAACACCAAGCCCAACTCCAGGCCGAGATCACAGCGGTGATGAATGAATATGTCCCGGCGGTGAATACGGGAGTGATTAAACCCGGCCTGGCCTGTCCCCCACTTCAGTCAAGTCCGATCCCCCGTCCCCAAGACCTGGCCCGCCAACTCCCCAAATATCACCCCAAGGAAATCTGGAAAAAAGCGGATGCCACTAATTACGGGCCAAGGCTCACCAAAGACATTCAAGGTCGGCCAGTCAATAATGCCCTCCTGATTGTCCTCCATGAAACGGTGGGAACCATTGACAGTGCCCTCAGTTTGTTTCAGGCCTATAATCCCCGCGATGCTGACCAAGTGAGCTACCACACAATGATTGGCTTAGATGGGACAGTGGTCTATGTCGTTCCACCGGAGGCGCGCGCCTATGGGGCAGGGAATTCTGAGTTCAATGGGGAATCGGTTTTAAGTAGTACCAAAGTCCCCTCCTCTGTGAATAATTTTGCCTACCACATTTCCCTAGAAACCCCGGCCGATGGCATGAATGAGAGGGATTATCACAGTGGCTATACGGATGCCCAATATCGCTCCTTGGCCTGGTTGGTGGCCCGGACAAGAGTTCAACCGGATCGGATTGTCAGTCACAAGGATGTGGATCGGGATGGGGCCCGCAGTGATCCCCGCAGCTTTGACCAGGCCAAGTTTTTTGATTTATTAGACAACTATGACGTTCTTTTGACCACCACCTGCACCTTAACCGCCTTGGCCAACTGA
- a CDS encoding mitotic spindle assembly checkpoint protein MAD1 — protein MSELSPLSLAPTTAADPTLLQAWQQDIEIRDQLVKQLSEEMYRLMVAKPELFLQFYQARHEAQQVQFLTEETLQQLRELQQQALALGDQITFYQSQIEDRDQEIQQRDQEIQRLQGSLHEFHERNQMLEKVIQEMPEVYRQKFSQRLEQVKTKMESLQSENHRLQAQVRQLQSQNTNGQRHGLNLDLPGIPVLRPGRLMPSLG, from the coding sequence GTGAGTGAACTTTCCCCCCTATCTTTAGCCCCCACCACTGCCGCTGATCCGACCCTGCTCCAGGCCTGGCAACAGGATATTGAAATCCGGGATCAACTGGTCAAACAACTTTCAGAGGAAATGTATCGGTTGATGGTGGCCAAACCAGAGCTATTTCTGCAATTCTACCAGGCCCGCCATGAAGCTCAACAAGTCCAATTCCTGACCGAGGAAACCCTCCAACAACTGAGGGAACTGCAACAGCAAGCCCTGGCCCTAGGGGATCAAATTACCTTTTACCAATCCCAAATTGAAGACCGCGATCAAGAAATTCAGCAGCGTGATCAGGAAATTCAGCGACTCCAAGGCTCTTTGCACGAATTTCACGAGCGCAATCAAATGCTGGAAAAAGTGATCCAGGAAATGCCGGAAGTTTATCGTCAGAAGTTCTCCCAACGGTTAGAGCAAGTCAAGACCAAAATGGAGAGTTTGCAATCTGAAAATCACCGCCTCCAGGCCCAGGTGCGGCAACTCCAAAGCCAAAATACCAATGGTCAACGTCATGGCCTAAATTTGGATTTACCCGGAATTCCAGTATTAAGACCGGGTCGTCTGATGCCAAGTTTGGGCTAG
- the rsmH gene encoding 16S rRNA (cytosine(1402)-N(4))-methyltransferase RsmH — MTDPPSTSNFVHQPVLAQALLTALTPKPQSHYLDATVGGGGHSLLLLEACPDINITAIDQDPKAITAAQARLSSYPQQVNFWQGNFSDFRPGDLKFAGIFADLGVSSPQFDQAERGFSFRYEAPLDMRMNPGQATTAADLINTLSEKELANIFYELGEERFSYRIARRIVAQRPLRTTTQLANLVAHAVPKRGSQKIHPATRVFQALRIAVNRELDVLKAFLDLAPDWLEPGGRIAIISFHSLEDRIVKYAFRDSLLLNVITKKPIIAGPEELSLNPRARSAKLRIAQRLQE; from the coding sequence ATGACTGACCCACCGTCCACCTCTAACTTCGTCCATCAACCCGTTCTGGCCCAAGCCCTTTTAACTGCCTTGACTCCCAAACCCCAGTCCCACTACTTAGATGCCACAGTTGGCGGGGGCGGCCATAGCCTGTTACTCCTAGAGGCTTGTCCAGACATCAACATTACAGCCATTGACCAAGATCCCAAGGCCATCACAGCCGCCCAGGCCCGCTTGAGTTCCTATCCACAGCAAGTAAATTTTTGGCAGGGAAATTTCAGTGACTTCCGGCCTGGCGATCTGAAGTTTGCCGGGATTTTTGCGGATCTCGGGGTCAGTTCGCCCCAATTTGACCAGGCCGAACGCGGCTTTAGTTTTCGCTATGAAGCCCCCTTAGATATGCGCATGAACCCAGGCCAGGCCACCACCGCCGCCGATTTAATCAATACCCTCAGTGAAAAAGAGTTAGCCAATATTTTTTATGAACTGGGGGAAGAACGCTTTTCTTACCGAATTGCCCGCCGCATCGTTGCCCAACGCCCACTAAGAACCACAACTCAACTGGCAAATCTTGTCGCCCATGCCGTACCCAAGCGGGGTTCCCAAAAAATTCATCCTGCTACCCGTGTTTTCCAGGCCCTGCGGATTGCCGTGAATCGGGAATTGGATGTTCTTAAGGCCTTTCTTGATCTCGCCCCTGACTGGCTCGAACCCGGTGGCCGCATTGCGATCATTAGTTTTCACAGCTTGGAAGATCGGATTGTCAAGTATGCTTTTCGCGACTCGCTACTATTAAATGTCATAACGAAAAAGCCAATCATCGCCGGCCCAGAGGAACTATCCCTCAACCCCCGCGCCCGTTCAGCTAAATTACGCATTGCCCAAAGACTACAGGAATAA